A single Cottoperca gobio chromosome 7, fCotGob3.1, whole genome shotgun sequence DNA region contains:
- the rer1 gene encoding protein RER1 isoform X1: protein MSEGDSVGESIHGKTSVVAAFFTRIGQVYQSWLDKSTPFYVMRWAATLLLTAVYMIRVYILQGWYIVTYALGIYHLNLFIAFLSPKVDPSLLDEDEGPSLPTKQNEEFRPFIRRLPEFKFWHSATKGIVIAMICTFFEAFNVPVFWPILVMYFIMLFCITMKRQIKHMVKYRYLPFTHGKRTYKGKDETGKPFAS, encoded by the exons ATGTCAGAAGGGGACAGTGTTGGGGAGTCAATCCATGGGAAAACATCTGTAGTCGCTGCCTTTTTCACACGGATTGGACAG GTCTATCAGTCATGGCTAGACAAGTCAACGCCATTCTATGTAATGCGATGGGCAGCCACTCTACTACTTACTGCTGTCTACATGATCAGAGTGTACATACTACAg GGTTGGTATATAGTAACATATGCTTTGGGAATCTACCATCTCAACCTGTTCATTGCTTTTCTATCGCCAAAAGTGGATCCTTCACTGCTTGACGAAG ATGAGGGCCCGTCCCTTCCCACCAAGCAGAACGAGGAGTTCCGCCCTTTCATCAGGAGGTTGCCTGAATTCAAATTCTG GCATTCGGCGACAAAAGGCATCGTCATCGCCATGATTTGCACATTTTTTGAAGCCTTCAATGTGCCAGTGTTCTGGCCTATACTTGTAATGTACTTCATCATGCTCTTCTGCATCACCATGAAGAGGCAGATCAAG CATATGGTCAAGTACAGATACCTGCCCTTCACACACGGGAAGAGGACATACAAAGGCAAGGACGAAACAGGGAAACCTTTTGCTAGTTAA
- the rer1 gene encoding protein RER1 isoform X2, translating to MSEGDSVGESIHGKTSVVAAFFTRIGQVYQSWLDKSTPFYVMRWAATLLLTAVYMIRVYILQGWYIVTYALGIYHLNLFIAFLSPKVDPSLLDEDEGPSLPTKQNEEFRPFIRRLPEFKFWHSATKGIVIAMICTFFEAFNVPVFWPILVMYFIMLFCITMKRQIKHMVKYRYLPFTHGKRTYKEET from the exons ATGTCAGAAGGGGACAGTGTTGGGGAGTCAATCCATGGGAAAACATCTGTAGTCGCTGCCTTTTTCACACGGATTGGACAG GTCTATCAGTCATGGCTAGACAAGTCAACGCCATTCTATGTAATGCGATGGGCAGCCACTCTACTACTTACTGCTGTCTACATGATCAGAGTGTACATACTACAg GGTTGGTATATAGTAACATATGCTTTGGGAATCTACCATCTCAACCTGTTCATTGCTTTTCTATCGCCAAAAGTGGATCCTTCACTGCTTGACGAAG ATGAGGGCCCGTCCCTTCCCACCAAGCAGAACGAGGAGTTCCGCCCTTTCATCAGGAGGTTGCCTGAATTCAAATTCTG GCATTCGGCGACAAAAGGCATCGTCATCGCCATGATTTGCACATTTTTTGAAGCCTTCAATGTGCCAGTGTTCTGGCCTATACTTGTAATGTACTTCATCATGCTCTTCTGCATCACCATGAAGAGGCAGATCAAG CATATGGTCAAGTACAGATACCTGCCCTTCACACACGGGAAGAGGACATACAAAG aggaaacataa